In the genome of Nitrospinota bacterium, one region contains:
- a CDS encoding HDIG domain-containing protein, with the protein MPENSGASNPPQTPPPPSKGIEELKKVFQGRGRLVENLRDGLADFFAGNKRFHTAVLLAVFCTGLAIFIKPNRVATEEYREGEIARRNIYAPRDQVIDDAAGTEARRTRAQEEVRDVYMLDTAPLKAATGRIRNAFGAMKQGYLKNLPQPYKAVMKEIDEREAMDVTPLGGEAAARRAANHEALRQFEAAPRFAALERQFRDTLGLEMLSPETLAMLRANHYRPLIAEWLAAVLTEAMQGGIVPQKDIMPVTAKGGIDTVDAETGARLGKVDYRDVMDLKGAQAFARRRLGEMMMAQPLSLQRAVEEMTAGFLGPNMAYNRMMTMDMRKSAVDAVAPVQYRIQKGELLLREGERVTPDHLIKVAGLKRGLAAGGSAQAGAASAAFLMLIIAATAFYMKNYMGEFAARRSNVALLGLFFITQALLLRIFHTLAGVFSAHNPDIALDSYLYAAPFAFVPLMGAIFFTREVAMILVILVSLSAGIIFNPAPDFIFFSFFTGLVAVFHVGHIKRRSDVWKAGVRLIAAAIAAIAVLEMADGAFFTAECLNNMLFAILGGMFVVALTLALPPLIESWFPVVSDIRLLELQDLNHPLLARMAMVAPGTYHHSIVVGNLAEDAAEVIGANPLLARVGSYFHDIGKMHKPEYFIENQREGVNRHDSLTPYMSVLIITSHVTKGLEWAREYRLIPQIQDIIAEHHGTQVIQYFYHRAKEQEGAAISEQNFRYPGRKPQSRESAIVALADAVEASSRTLKNPTSSRLRALVSKIINDKFVSGQLDESHLTLHDLNKIGDSFVRILHGIFHYRIEYPGDKDEDDADDDRKTGGEGSEPKPPPEKTGPNLRRIG; encoded by the coding sequence ATGCCGGAGAATAGCGGCGCGTCAAATCCCCCCCAAACCCCGCCTCCCCCCAGTAAAGGGATCGAAGAACTGAAGAAGGTTTTTCAGGGGCGCGGCAGGCTGGTGGAAAACCTGCGGGACGGCTTGGCCGATTTTTTCGCCGGCAATAAACGCTTCCACACCGCGGTGCTGCTGGCGGTGTTTTGCACGGGACTGGCAATATTCATAAAGCCGAACCGGGTGGCCACCGAAGAGTACCGCGAAGGGGAAATCGCGCGGCGCAACATCTATGCCCCGCGCGACCAGGTAATCGACGACGCCGCCGGCACCGAAGCCCGGCGCACACGCGCCCAGGAAGAGGTTCGTGACGTTTACATGCTCGACACCGCGCCGCTCAAGGCCGCCACGGGCCGCATCCGGAACGCATTCGGGGCGATGAAGCAGGGCTACCTGAAAAACCTTCCCCAGCCCTATAAGGCCGTGATGAAAGAGATCGACGAGCGGGAGGCGATGGATGTCACTCCCTTGGGCGGCGAAGCCGCCGCCCGCCGCGCGGCGAACCACGAGGCGCTGCGGCAGTTCGAGGCGGCTCCCCGTTTCGCGGCGCTGGAGCGGCAGTTCCGCGACACGCTGGGGCTTGAGATGCTCTCCCCTGAAACGCTCGCCATGTTGCGCGCCAACCACTACCGTCCGCTGATAGCCGAGTGGCTCGCCGCCGTGCTGACCGAGGCGATGCAGGGGGGGATCGTGCCGCAGAAGGATATCATGCCCGTCACCGCCAAGGGGGGAATCGATACGGTGGACGCCGAAACCGGTGCGCGGCTGGGCAAGGTGGATTACCGCGACGTGATGGATCTCAAAGGGGCGCAGGCTTTCGCGCGGCGGCGGTTGGGCGAGATGATGATGGCGCAGCCGCTTTCGCTGCAACGCGCCGTGGAGGAGATGACGGCGGGCTTTCTGGGGCCGAATATGGCCTATAACCGGATGATGACGATGGATATGCGCAAGAGCGCCGTCGATGCGGTGGCGCCGGTGCAATACCGCATTCAGAAGGGGGAACTGCTCCTGCGCGAAGGGGAGCGCGTCACGCCCGATCACCTCATCAAGGTCGCGGGCCTCAAGCGCGGCCTCGCGGCGGGGGGGAGCGCGCAGGCGGGGGCCGCGTCGGCCGCCTTCCTGATGCTGATTATCGCGGCCACGGCGTTTTACATGAAAAATTACATGGGGGAATTCGCCGCACGGCGCTCCAACGTGGCGTTGCTGGGGCTTTTTTTCATCACGCAGGCGTTGCTGCTCCGGATATTTCACACGCTGGCCGGGGTCTTCTCCGCGCACAACCCCGATATCGCGCTCGATTCGTACCTCTACGCCGCGCCGTTCGCTTTCGTGCCGCTGATGGGGGCCATCTTTTTCACGCGCGAGGTGGCGATGATACTGGTGATACTCGTCTCGCTTTCCGCGGGGATTATTTTCAATCCGGCGCCGGATTTCATCTTCTTTTCGTTTTTCACCGGGCTGGTGGCGGTGTTCCATGTGGGGCACATCAAGCGCCGTTCGGATGTCTGGAAGGCCGGGGTGCGGCTCATCGCCGCCGCCATCGCCGCCATCGCGGTGCTGGAAATGGCCGACGGCGCGTTTTTCACCGCCGAATGCCTCAACAACATGCTCTTCGCCATTCTGGGCGGGATGTTCGTGGTGGCGCTCACGCTGGCGTTGCCGCCGCTCATCGAAAGCTGGTTCCCGGTGGTCTCGGACATCAGATTGCTGGAGTTGCAGGACCTCAACCACCCTTTGCTGGCGCGGATGGCCATGGTGGCGCCCGGCACGTATCACCACAGCATCGTGGTGGGCAATCTGGCCGAAGACGCCGCCGAGGTCATAGGGGCGAACCCGCTGTTGGCCCGCGTCGGTTCCTATTTCCACGACATCGGCAAAATGCACAAGCCGGAATATTTCATCGAAAACCAGCGCGAAGGGGTAAACCGGCACGACAGCCTGACCCCCTACATGAGCGTACTCATCATCACTTCCCACGTCACCAAAGGGCTGGAGTGGGCGCGCGAATACCGGCTCATCCCGCAGATACAGGACATAATCGCCGAACATCACGGTACACAGGTGATTCAGTATTTCTATCACCGCGCGAAGGAGCAGGAGGGCGCGGCCATCAGCGAGCAGAACTTCCGCTATCCCGGCCGCAAGCCGCAAAGCCGCGAGAGCGCCATCGTGGCCCTGGCCGACGCAGTGGAGGCCTCGTCGCGCACGCTGAAAAACCCCACGTCGTCACGCCTGCGGGCGCTTGTTTCCAAAATCATCAACGACAAGTTCGTCAGCGGCCAGCTTGACGAATCGCACCTCACGCTGCACGATCTCAATAAAATTGGCGATAGCTTTGTGCGCATCCTCCACGGTATATTCCACTACAGGATCGAATATCCGGGGGATAAGGATGAAGACGACGCTGACGATGACCGCAAGACCGGGGGTGAAGGGTCCGAACCTAAGCCGCCTCCGGAAAAGACTGGCCCCAATCTTCGCCGCATTGGCTGA
- the ybeY gene encoding rRNA maturation RNase YbeY, producing the protein MAEPQGELSVLFTGDAEMKRLNRRYRGKNKTTDVLSFPAGDAPGPAMLGDVAVSVPVARRQARLAGWSYEKECFFLLLHGILHLLGHDHERSAKEAHAMAALQRKLMDIGYKRGKK; encoded by the coding sequence TTGGCTGAGCCGCAAGGGGAGCTTTCCGTTCTCTTCACCGGCGACGCCGAAATGAAGCGGCTCAACCGGCGCTACCGCGGCAAAAACAAAACCACCGACGTGCTTTCATTCCCGGCGGGCGATGCGCCCGGCCCGGCCATGCTGGGGGATGTGGCGGTGTCGGTTCCCGTGGCGCGGCGGCAGGCGCGGCTGGCGGGATGGTCGTATGAGAAGGAATGTTTTTTCCTGTTGCTGCACGGCATTCTGCACCTGTTGGGGCACGACCACGAACGGAGCGCGAAAGAGGCCCACGCGATGGCCGCCTTGCAGCGCAAACTTATGGACATCGGTTACAAACGGGGAAAGAAATGA
- a CDS encoding HIT domain-containing protein, with product MDTLWAPWRMKYILDPDKKAGGCVFCVDAKTDGDKERLILHRGKLCFVILNLYPYNNGHMMVVPYRHISLLDEQTPEENAEMMTLTQKCVAVLGAAFKPNGFNIGMNLGQVAGAGIDDHLHMHIVPRWSGDCNFMPVIGETKVMPQHLDTTYAALVDGFAT from the coding sequence ATGGACACATTATGGGCGCCGTGGCGGATGAAGTATATCCTCGATCCCGATAAAAAAGCCGGGGGCTGCGTTTTCTGCGTTGATGCAAAAACGGATGGCGACAAGGAACGCCTCATCCTGCATCGCGGCAAACTCTGTTTCGTCATTCTCAACCTTTATCCTTACAACAACGGTCACATGATGGTGGTGCCGTACCGCCACATATCCCTGCTGGACGAGCAGACGCCTGAAGAGAATGCCGAAATGATGACGCTCACCCAAAAATGCGTGGCGGTGCTGGGCGCTGCGTTCAAGCCGAACGGTTTTAACATTGGCATGAACCTCGGCCAAGTGGCGGGCGCGGGCATCGACGACCATCTGCACATGCACATCGTTCCCCGCTGGAGCGGCGACTGCAATTTCATGCCGGTCATCGGCGAAACAAAAGTGATGCCGCAGCACCTCGACACCACCTATGCCGCGCTGGTGGATGGCTTTGCCACTTAG
- the mutS gene encoding DNA mismatch repair protein MutS — MSQLTPLMRQYMAIKKNYPDCVLFFRMGDFYEMFFEDAVAASRILNIALTSRDKGADGKEKTPMCGVPYHALEAYLGKMVKHGQKVAICEQMEDPALAKGIVKREVVRVVTPGTLTEDWLLDEKSSNFLAAVAPGEKGIGFAAADLSTGNFTAREFEGPRAVDALMDELARLMPKEVLVPHDAGGGLLEMLGDYRVEKLDFLAFDTDESTRRLQEQFDVSTLEGFGLHGRGLAVSAAGGIVHYVKKNAAEVLASLHTIRWVKSGGEMELDAATLRNLEILQNIGEGSVDGTLVAVLDKTRTAMGGRLLREWMVKPLKDRETILQRQAAVTAFFSDPSTAENFRARLANVDDFERAITRIAGKSFNPRDFSSLQRSLAALPALREEAAKLPGYAIAAILAEWDDVAELADLLDRAVSPSHPATFKDVGFMREGFSKELDELRGFRDNATESIRKLEEKERAATGISTLKVGYNKIYGYYIEITHRNIDKAPANYIRKQSLVNCERFVSPELKEIEEKLLSSDERAKQLEAKLVEELRAAAAGYIKRVRGAAGVIARLDVASALAEGARLYGYCAPEMLDTDELALEESRHPVIERLMTEENFVPNNIAMEGERERLMVITGPNMAGKSTYLRQVALAVLMAQMGGYVAAKSARIGIADRIFTRVGAQDRLQKGLSTFMVEMVETANILNNATGRSVVILDEIGRGTSTFDGISIAWAVAEFLARLKARTIFATHYHELTDLAFTEPGVANYNVTVKEQRERLVFLRKVEPGPADKSYGIQVARLAGLPKEVLKRAKAVLKQLEKMELDADGRPALKGADMGEGLQVPLFTAPIHPVVEGLRETDIDNMTPLDALNYLHHLKEKLE; from the coding sequence ATGAGTCAACTCACCCCCCTCATGCGCCAGTATATGGCGATAAAGAAAAACTACCCGGACTGCGTGCTCTTTTTCCGCATGGGGGATTTTTATGAGATGTTTTTTGAAGACGCGGTGGCGGCCAGCCGCATCCTGAACATCGCGCTCACCAGCCGCGATAAGGGGGCCGACGGAAAAGAAAAAACCCCGATGTGCGGCGTGCCGTATCACGCGCTGGAAGCGTACCTCGGCAAAATGGTGAAGCACGGCCAGAAAGTCGCCATCTGCGAACAGATGGAAGACCCGGCGTTGGCGAAAGGGATCGTCAAACGCGAGGTTGTCCGCGTGGTAACGCCCGGCACGCTCACCGAGGACTGGCTGCTGGACGAAAAGAGTTCAAACTTCCTCGCCGCCGTCGCGCCGGGGGAGAAGGGGATCGGATTTGCCGCCGCCGACCTTTCCACCGGCAACTTTACCGCGCGGGAGTTTGAAGGTCCCCGCGCCGTCGACGCGTTGATGGACGAGTTGGCCCGCCTGATGCCGAAAGAGGTGCTGGTGCCGCACGACGCGGGGGGCGGCCTGCTTGAAATGCTCGGCGACTATCGCGTCGAGAAACTCGATTTCCTCGCGTTCGACACCGATGAATCCACGCGCCGCCTGCAAGAACAGTTTGATGTAAGCACCCTTGAAGGGTTCGGCCTGCACGGGCGCGGCCTCGCCGTGAGCGCGGCGGGCGGCATTGTCCACTATGTAAAGAAGAATGCCGCCGAGGTACTGGCGTCGCTTCACACCATCCGCTGGGTGAAGAGCGGCGGCGAGATGGAGCTGGACGCCGCCACGCTGCGCAACCTGGAGATATTGCAAAACATCGGCGAGGGGAGCGTGGACGGCACGCTGGTGGCGGTGCTGGATAAAACCCGGACGGCGATGGGGGGGCGGCTGTTGCGCGAGTGGATGGTGAAGCCGCTCAAAGACCGCGAAACAATATTGCAACGTCAGGCGGCGGTTACCGCTTTTTTCAGTGATCCGTCCACCGCCGAAAATTTCCGCGCGCGGCTTGCCAATGTGGACGACTTCGAACGCGCCATCACCCGCATTGCGGGAAAGAGCTTTAACCCGCGCGATTTTTCATCGCTCCAGCGGTCTTTGGCGGCGCTCCCCGCATTGCGGGAAGAGGCGGCGAAACTGCCGGGTTATGCGATAGCCGCGATTTTAGCGGAGTGGGATGATGTGGCGGAACTGGCCGACCTTCTGGACCGCGCGGTTTCCCCCTCGCATCCCGCCACGTTCAAGGATGTCGGATTCATGCGCGAGGGGTTTAGCAAGGAACTGGACGAATTGCGCGGCTTCCGCGATAACGCGACAGAATCCATCCGCAAGCTGGAAGAAAAAGAACGCGCGGCGACCGGTATCAGCACCCTCAAGGTCGGCTACAACAAGATCTACGGCTACTACATCGAGATCACCCACCGGAATATCGACAAAGCGCCCGCGAACTACATCCGCAAGCAGTCGCTGGTAAATTGCGAACGGTTTGTCAGCCCGGAGCTGAAAGAGATAGAGGAAAAGCTGCTGAGCTCCGACGAACGCGCCAAGCAGCTTGAAGCGAAGCTGGTGGAAGAACTCCGCGCCGCCGCCGCCGGTTACATCAAGCGGGTGCGGGGCGCCGCCGGCGTCATCGCGCGGCTTGATGTGGCATCGGCGTTGGCCGAAGGGGCGCGGCTCTACGGCTATTGCGCCCCGGAGATGCTGGATACCGATGAACTGGCGCTGGAGGAGAGCCGCCACCCGGTCATCGAGCGGTTGATGACGGAAGAGAACTTCGTGCCGAACAACATCGCGATGGAAGGGGAGCGCGAACGCCTGATGGTGATTACCGGCCCCAACATGGCAGGCAAGTCCACGTATCTGCGGCAGGTGGCGCTTGCCGTCCTCATGGCGCAGATGGGGGGATACGTCGCGGCCAAGAGCGCGCGTATCGGCATCGCCGACCGCATCTTCACCCGCGTCGGCGCGCAGGACCGCCTGCAAAAAGGGCTTTCCACGTTCATGGTGGAGATGGTGGAGACCGCGAACATCTTGAACAACGCGACCGGCCGCTCGGTGGTCATTCTGGACGAAATAGGACGGGGCACCAGCACGTTCGACGGCATCTCCATCGCCTGGGCGGTGGCGGAATTTTTGGCGCGGCTGAAGGCCCGCACCATTTTTGCCACGCATTACCACGAGCTGACCGATCTGGCGTTCACCGAGCCGGGCGTGGCGAACTACAACGTTACGGTAAAGGAGCAGCGGGAGCGTTTGGTCTTTTTGCGCAAGGTGGAGCCGGGGCCGGCCGACAAAAGTTACGGCATACAGGTGGCGCGGTTGGCCGGTTTGCCGAAAGAGGTGCTCAAGAGGGCAAAGGCGGTTTTGAAACAATTGGAAAAAATGGAGCTCGATGCCGATGGCAGGCCCGCGCTGAAGGGGGCCGACATGGGGGAGGGGCTTCAGGTGCCGCTTTTCACCGCTCCCATTCACCCGGTGGTGGAAGGCCTGCGGGAAACCGACATCGACAACATGACCCCGCTCGACGCGCTCAACTATCTGCACCACCTCAAAGAAAAACTGGAATAG
- a CDS encoding GreA/GreB family elongation factor yields MFDEAIKKLEAELTEIKKALARDIPNEINKAAQLGDFKENAEYHAAREKKRNFESRGAQIVERIKAMRSIDLTKISRDVAGLFSVVTLEDLNSGQTVTYELVVADLVDVPNGKISIAAPIGKAIMGKRVDDEFKVVLPSGPKEYMITKLQTIHERKL; encoded by the coding sequence ATGTTTGATGAAGCGATAAAGAAACTCGAAGCGGAACTGACCGAAATCAAGAAGGCGCTTGCGCGGGATATTCCGAACGAAATCAACAAGGCCGCGCAACTGGGCGACTTCAAGGAAAACGCCGAGTACCACGCCGCCCGCGAGAAGAAACGCAACTTCGAGTCGCGCGGCGCGCAGATCGTCGAACGGATAAAAGCGATGCGCTCCATTGATCTCACAAAGATTTCGCGGGATGTCGCCGGCCTGTTCAGCGTGGTCACGCTGGAAGACCTCAACAGCGGCCAGACCGTCACCTATGAACTGGTGGTGGCGGATCTCGTCGATGTGCCGAACGGCAAGATCTCCATTGCCGCTCCCATCGGGAAGGCGATCATGGGGAAGAGGGTGGATGACGAATTCAAGGTTGTGCTCCCGTCCGGGCCGAAGGAGTACATGATCACCAAGCTCCAGACCATCCACGAACGCAAGCTCTAG
- a CDS encoding peptidylprolyl isomerase, with amino-acid sequence MAEEIAILGTSKGTIKLKFYEDDAPGHVANFKELAQKGFYDGTTFHRVIPGFMIQGGCPNTKEDYETRHAHGTGGPGYQIPAEFNDRPHNRGTLSMARAQDPDSAGSQFFICVAPARFLDKQYSAFGEVIEGMEVVDAIVSAPRDARDNPKEKIEMIKVSIVEA; translated from the coding sequence ATGGCTGAAGAAATCGCGATACTAGGGACGAGCAAGGGAACCATCAAACTGAAGTTTTACGAAGACGACGCGCCGGGTCATGTGGCGAACTTTAAGGAGCTGGCGCAAAAGGGATTCTATGACGGCACCACTTTTCACCGTGTCATCCCCGGCTTCATGATTCAGGGAGGCTGCCCGAATACGAAGGAAGATTACGAAACGCGCCACGCCCACGGCACCGGCGGACCCGGCTACCAAATCCCCGCCGAGTTCAACGACCGCCCCCACAACCGCGGCACCCTCTCGATGGCCCGCGCGCAGGACCCGGATAGCGCCGGATCGCAATTCTTCATCTGCGTTGCCCCGGCCCGCTTCCTCGACAAGCAGTATTCCGCCTTCGGCGAAGTGATCGAGGGGATGGAAGTGGTGGACGCCATCGTGAGCGCCCCGCGCGACGCGCGCGACAACCCGAAAGAAAAGATCGAGATGATCAAAGTCTCAATCGTCGAAGCCTGA
- the recN gene encoding DNA repair protein RecN, protein MLKALSIKNIGIITGLSVEFGEGLNILTGETGAGKSMVLSSLNLVLGGRADNDTVRQGEDNALAEAVFDAARLKAALKTLEAQGIFAQDGELIVRRTLQKEGKTKALVNGCQLNVSDLKTAGESMVDIHGQHEHQSLLNKDTHLDWLDGYLALEDERGETAALGADARRLESALKETIRRQRESEAQREFLQFKLDELEKAALKENEEAVLETELKRLAGAEKLRESGAKVFNDLYDGESNASGTLGEAAKEMDKLKAIDPFFEKYAALFKDIAAQVQEAALEVNSFCTGIEDDPARMEEVESRLALIEKLKRKYRTDLAGLVKMAAEARKELDGIEFAEEDRKKLEAELAAARKKLQEKAATLHKKRVKGIAAFKKEVAKELADLNMAGARFEVEITLAEDADGLDLDGKKTKVFAHGFGEFQFLISANEGQEPRPLIKIASGGEVSRVMLALKTAIGKVQPVPVLVFDEIDTGIGGKTADMVGEKLKKLAKSCQIICITHLPQIARQADHHYVVEKKSVKGQTTVNIRKLDDDGRVEELARMGAGKTITDAAREHAKELIKK, encoded by the coding sequence GTGCTTAAGGCGCTCTCCATAAAAAATATCGGCATCATCACCGGCCTCTCCGTTGAGTTCGGCGAAGGGCTCAACATCCTCACCGGCGAAACCGGCGCGGGCAAATCGATGGTTCTCTCGTCACTCAACCTGGTGCTGGGGGGGCGCGCCGACAACGACACCGTCCGTCAGGGCGAGGACAACGCGCTGGCCGAAGCGGTCTTCGACGCCGCGCGGCTGAAAGCGGCCCTTAAAACGCTCGAAGCGCAGGGCATCTTCGCGCAGGATGGCGAGCTGATAGTCCGCCGCACACTGCAAAAAGAGGGTAAAACCAAGGCGCTCGTCAACGGCTGCCAACTCAACGTATCCGACTTAAAAACCGCGGGCGAAAGCATGGTCGATATCCACGGCCAGCACGAGCACCAATCGTTGCTGAACAAGGACACGCATCTCGACTGGCTGGACGGCTACCTCGCGCTGGAAGACGAGCGCGGCGAAACCGCCGCCCTGGGAGCTGACGCGCGCCGCCTCGAATCGGCGCTGAAGGAAACAATCCGCCGCCAGCGGGAAAGCGAGGCGCAGCGCGAGTTCCTGCAATTCAAGCTGGACGAACTGGAAAAAGCGGCGCTCAAGGAAAATGAAGAAGCGGTGCTTGAAACCGAACTCAAGCGCCTTGCCGGGGCGGAAAAGCTGCGCGAAAGCGGCGCGAAAGTTTTTAATGACCTTTACGACGGCGAATCGAATGCAAGCGGCACACTGGGCGAAGCGGCCAAAGAGATGGACAAGCTCAAGGCCATCGATCCCTTTTTTGAAAAATACGCCGCGCTGTTCAAAGACATCGCCGCGCAGGTTCAGGAAGCGGCGCTGGAGGTCAACTCTTTCTGCACCGGCATCGAGGACGATCCGGCCCGGATGGAAGAAGTGGAATCGCGCCTCGCGCTCATCGAAAAGCTCAAACGCAAGTACCGCACCGATCTGGCCGGCCTCGTGAAGATGGCCGCCGAAGCGCGGAAAGAACTCGACGGTATCGAGTTTGCCGAGGAAGACCGGAAAAAACTGGAAGCGGAACTCGCCGCCGCGCGGAAAAAGCTGCAAGAAAAAGCCGCCACGCTGCACAAAAAGCGCGTCAAGGGAATCGCCGCTTTCAAAAAAGAGGTGGCGAAGGAACTGGCCGACCTCAATATGGCCGGCGCGCGATTTGAGGTGGAAATCACGCTGGCCGAAGATGCCGATGGCCTTGATCTGGACGGCAAAAAGACAAAAGTTTTCGCGCACGGATTCGGCGAGTTCCAGTTTCTCATCAGCGCCAACGAAGGGCAGGAGCCGCGCCCGCTGATCAAAATCGCGTCGGGCGGCGAAGTATCGCGCGTGATGCTGGCCCTGAAAACCGCCATCGGCAAGGTGCAGCCGGTGCCGGTGCTGGTGTTCGACGAAATCGACACCGGCATCGGCGGCAAGACCGCCGACATGGTCGGCGAAAAGCTGAAGAAGCTGGCGAAGAGCTGTCAGATCATCTGCATCACCCACCTGCCCCAAATCGCGCGGCAGGCCGACCACCATTATGTGGTGGAAAAAAAGAGCGTGAAAGGCCAGACCACCGTGAACATCCGCAAGCTGGACGACGACGGCCGCGTGGAAGAGTTGGCGCGCATGGGCGCCGGCAAAACCATCACCGACGCCGCCCGCGAACACGCCAAAGAACTGATAAAAAAATAA
- a CDS encoding GGDEF domain-containing protein, with amino-acid sequence MAEPIDNSATKEVVRQLVPFLSRKGIPITPENYRIWFEYFLGRKEEIKKTLDEMLESDTVFTSEVSEGLYKRFFVRDLVEEDTQKLRIEMETADSVSRKASELIVNIMKDILGSAENTSMYGDKLKGYMDDMDKANRLEDVQNVLKNVLRDTRETATQTFTVHKKLENGSEELETLNAALVSARMEARTDNLTTLANRRAFDEKMAETVELARQGRPFCLLMLDIDHFKKFNDECGHLIGDKLLRHVAKEIRGACPSNATPCRYGGEEFAVIFSGPFDAAAAAAEKIRKAIEEIAFTVRGKDIDVTISIGLASIRKDDPVKDVIARGDAAMYLAKKSGRNNVKTEKDLPAGA; translated from the coding sequence ATGGCAGAACCGATAGATAATTCGGCCACCAAAGAGGTGGTCCGGCAACTGGTGCCGTTTCTCTCCCGCAAGGGAATACCGATCACGCCGGAGAACTACCGCATCTGGTTCGAGTATTTTCTCGGCCGCAAGGAAGAGATCAAAAAAACGCTGGACGAAATGCTGGAGTCCGACACTGTTTTCACGTCGGAGGTCAGCGAAGGGCTTTACAAAAGGTTTTTCGTGCGCGACCTCGTCGAAGAAGACACCCAAAAGCTCAGAATAGAGATGGAAACGGCCGACAGCGTCAGCCGCAAGGCGAGCGAACTGATCGTCAACATCATGAAGGACATCCTGGGATCCGCCGAAAACACCAGTATGTACGGCGACAAACTCAAAGGCTACATGGACGACATGGACAAAGCCAACCGGCTGGAAGACGTGCAGAACGTGCTCAAAAACGTGCTGCGCGACACGCGGGAAACCGCCACCCAGACCTTTACCGTCCACAAAAAACTGGAAAACGGCAGCGAAGAATTGGAAACGCTCAACGCCGCCCTGGTCAGCGCCCGCATGGAGGCCCGTACCGACAACCTCACCACTCTCGCCAACCGCCGCGCCTTCGACGAAAAGATGGCCGAGACCGTTGAACTGGCGCGGCAGGGACGCCCCTTCTGCCTGCTGATGCTGGACATCGACCACTTCAAAAAGTTCAACGACGAATGCGGCCACCTGATCGGCGACAAGCTGCTTCGGCATGTGGCGAAGGAAATACGGGGGGCATGCCCCTCCAACGCCACACCCTGCCGCTACGGCGGCGAGGAATTCGCGGTGATCTTTTCCGGCCCGTTCGATGCCGCCGCGGCCGCGGCCGAGAAAATCCGCAAGGCCATCGAGGAAATCGCCTTCACCGTGCGCGGCAAAGATATCGATGTCACCATTTCCATCGGCCTCGCGTCGATACGGAAGGACGATCCGGTCAAAGACGTAATCGCCCGGGGCGATGCCGCCATGTACCTCGCCAAGAAGAGCGGCCGCAACAACGTGAAAACCGAAAAGGATCTGCCGGCCGGTGCTTAA
- a CDS encoding NAD(+)/NADH kinase, which translates to MPKINIKRIGVVAKPQSALAREAITKVLKWGKRRKVEILLDRTAAKVAKEFKTEGVEHAKLLTSIDALIVLGGDGTFLGAARMATAYNIPLLGVNLGSLGFMTEVALEEIDTALDEMYEGQYDTEERMMLDLKIENDKGTRREVALNEIVFSGGHAAKMVELTVSVNGQHVTTYRADGLIISTPTGSTAYALSAGGPILYPTIEAILICPISPHTLTNRPIVVPHNYIMEIDISPRQEIVVATLDGQITIEVNKLDHITVSRSANTTRVVKVPERTHFDTLRSKLGWGGAAANHGRTDR; encoded by the coding sequence ATGCCCAAGATAAACATTAAACGGATCGGCGTGGTGGCAAAACCGCAAAGCGCCCTCGCCCGCGAGGCCATCACCAAGGTGCTGAAATGGGGAAAACGCCGCAAGGTGGAAATCCTGCTGGACCGCACCGCCGCCAAGGTGGCCAAAGAATTCAAGACCGAAGGAGTGGAACATGCCAAGCTGCTCACCTCCATCGACGCACTCATCGTGCTGGGCGGGGACGGCACCTTTCTGGGGGCCGCCCGCATGGCCACTGCGTACAACATACCCTTGTTGGGGGTGAACCTGGGAAGCCTCGGCTTCATGACCGAAGTGGCGCTGGAAGAGATCGATACGGCGCTGGATGAAATGTACGAAGGGCAATATGACACCGAAGAGCGCATGATGCTGGACCTCAAAATAGAAAACGACAAGGGAACCCGCCGCGAAGTGGCGCTCAACGAAATCGTTTTCAGCGGCGGCCATGCGGCCAAAATGGTGGAGCTCACCGTATCGGTCAACGGCCAGCATGTGACCACCTACCGCGCCGACGGCCTCATCATCTCCACCCCCACCGGCTCCACCGCCTACGCGCTCTCGGCCGGCGGGCCGATACTCTACCCGACCATCGAGGCGATCCTGATATGCCCCATTTCCCCCCACACCCTGACCAACCGGCCGATTGTGGTGCCGCATAATTACATTATGGAAATAGACATCAGCCCCCGGCAGGAAATAGTCGTCGCCACGCTCGACGGGCAGATCACCATCGAAGTGAACAAGCTGGATCATATAACCGTGTCGCGCTCGGCCAATACCACCCGCGTTGTGAAAGTGCCGGAGCGTACCCATTTCGACACATTGCGCAGTAAACTGGGGTGGGGAGGAGCCGCCGCGAATCATGGCAGAACCGATAGATAA